A single region of the Pseudomonas mandelii genome encodes:
- a CDS encoding SDR family oxidoreductase, translated as MTTQTSKVALVTGASRGIGAVIARQLASEGFAVAINYASSAIEASKRVVELRQAGHQAIAIKADVANADDVRRMFDETETQLGKVDVLINNAGILKVMPLAQHTDELFDQTFNIHARGTFNTLREAATRLNSGGRIVNFSSSTVGLNLPGYAVYIASKAAVESLTQVFAKEMRGRNITVNAVAPGPVATELFLHGKSEEQIQTFAKMPPLERLGQPEDIARVVSFLVGPDSAWVNGQILRVNGGLV; from the coding sequence ATGACTACTCAAACTTCGAAAGTTGCCCTCGTGACCGGCGCCTCCCGTGGCATCGGTGCCGTGATCGCCAGACAACTGGCCAGCGAAGGGTTCGCCGTCGCCATCAACTACGCCAGCAGCGCCATCGAAGCCTCAAAACGGGTGGTGGAGTTGCGTCAGGCTGGCCATCAAGCCATAGCGATCAAGGCCGATGTGGCCAATGCCGACGACGTACGCCGGATGTTCGACGAGACCGAAACGCAGCTGGGCAAGGTCGATGTGCTGATCAACAACGCCGGCATTCTCAAAGTGATGCCGCTGGCGCAACACACAGACGAACTGTTCGACCAGACCTTCAACATCCATGCGCGCGGCACCTTCAACACCTTGCGTGAGGCGGCGACGCGTCTGAACAGCGGCGGGCGGATCGTCAACTTTTCCAGCAGCACCGTCGGGCTCAACCTGCCGGGGTACGCGGTGTACATCGCCAGCAAAGCGGCCGTGGAATCCCTGACCCAGGTATTCGCCAAAGAAATGCGCGGGCGCAACATCACCGTCAACGCAGTCGCCCCCGGGCCGGTAGCGACCGAATTGTTTTTGCACGGCAAGAGCGAAGAGCAGATCCAGACCTTCGCCAAGATGCCTCCGCTGGAGCGTCTCGGTCAGCCGGAGGACATTGCTCGTGTGGTGTCGTTTCTGGTCGGGCCGGATTCGGCTTGGGTCAATGGGCAGATTCTGCGGGTGAATGGTGGATTGGTTTAA
- the betT gene encoding choline transporter BetT: MNPPVFYFAATFILLFGIVVIAMPEQAGAWLLEAQNWAANTVGWYYMLAMTLYLVFVVVTALSGYGKIKLGADHDEPEFSYLSWAGMLFAAGISITLFFFCVSEPLTHLAQPPQGEAGTADAARQAMQILFLHWGLHGWGVFAFVGMALAYFAYRHNLPLALRSALYPLIGKRINGPIGYAVDGFGIIATVFGLGADMGFGVLHLNSGLDYLFGIAHTQWIQVGLITLMMGAAIIVAVSGVDKGVRVMSDINMLLACALLLFVLFAGPTQHLLNTLIQNIGDYLGALPMKSFDLYAYDKPSDWLGGWTVFYWAWWIAWSPFVGLFIARISRGRTIREFVFGVLLIPLGFTLAWMSIFGNSAIDQVLNHGMTALGMSAVDNPSMTLYLLLETYPWSKTVIAVTVFISFVFFVTSADSGTVVLSTLSAKGGNPDEDGPKWLRVFWGAMTALVTSALLFSGSIDALKSAVVLTSLPFSMILLLMMWGLHKAFFLESQKQIAQLHSLAPVSGSRRGGWRQRLTQAVHFPSRDEVYRFLDTTVRPAIEEVSAVFVEKGLNVVTQPDPANDNVSLEIGHGEEHPFIYQVQMRGYFTPSFARGGMGSKELNNRRYYRAEVHLSEGSQDYDLVGYTKEQIINDILDQYERHLQFLHLVR; the protein is encoded by the coding sequence ATGAATCCGCCGGTGTTTTATTTCGCGGCGACCTTCATTCTGCTGTTCGGCATCGTCGTCATTGCCATGCCTGAACAGGCCGGCGCCTGGCTGCTGGAAGCGCAAAACTGGGCGGCCAATACGGTCGGCTGGTATTACATGCTCGCGATGACGCTGTATCTGGTCTTCGTGGTGGTCACCGCCTTGTCTGGCTACGGCAAGATCAAGCTCGGTGCCGACCACGACGAGCCCGAATTCAGTTACCTGTCCTGGGCCGGCATGCTGTTCGCCGCCGGGATCAGCATCACGCTGTTCTTCTTTTGCGTGTCCGAACCGCTCACTCACTTGGCCCAACCACCGCAAGGCGAGGCCGGCACGGCGGATGCGGCGCGTCAGGCGATGCAGATTCTGTTTCTGCACTGGGGCCTGCACGGCTGGGGCGTGTTCGCCTTTGTCGGCATGGCGCTGGCCTACTTCGCCTACCGCCACAACCTGCCGCTGGCCTTGCGTTCGGCGCTTTATCCGCTGATTGGCAAGCGCATCAACGGCCCGATCGGTTACGCCGTGGACGGCTTCGGCATCATCGCCACGGTGTTCGGCCTCGGCGCCGACATGGGCTTTGGCGTGTTGCACCTCAACTCGGGCCTGGACTACCTGTTCGGCATCGCTCACACCCAGTGGATTCAGGTCGGCCTGATCACGTTGATGATGGGCGCGGCGATCATCGTCGCGGTGTCCGGCGTCGATAAAGGCGTGCGGGTGATGTCCGACATCAACATGCTGCTGGCCTGTGCGCTGTTGCTGTTCGTGTTGTTCGCCGGTCCTACGCAGCATTTGCTCAACACCCTGATCCAGAACATCGGCGACTACCTCGGCGCGTTGCCGATGAAGAGTTTCGACCTGTACGCCTACGACAAACCCAGCGACTGGCTGGGGGGCTGGACCGTGTTCTATTGGGCCTGGTGGATTGCGTGGTCGCCGTTCGTGGGCCTGTTCATCGCCCGGATCTCCCGTGGCCGTACCATTCGCGAATTCGTCTTCGGCGTGTTGCTGATTCCGCTCGGTTTCACCCTGGCGTGGATGTCGATCTTCGGCAACAGTGCCATCGACCAGGTCCTGAACCACGGCATGACCGCACTCGGCATGTCGGCCGTCGACAATCCGTCGATGACCCTCTACCTGCTGCTGGAAACCTACCCGTGGAGCAAAACCGTCATCGCGGTGACGGTGTTCATCAGCTTCGTGTTCTTCGTCACCTCGGCCGACTCCGGCACCGTGGTGCTGTCGACGCTCTCCGCCAAGGGCGGCAACCCGGATGAAGACGGACCGAAATGGCTGCGAGTGTTCTGGGGCGCGATGACCGCGCTGGTGACCAGTGCGTTGCTGTTCTCCGGCAGCATCGATGCGCTGAAGTCAGCGGTGGTGCTGACGTCGTTGCCGTTCTCGATGATCTTGCTGCTGATGATGTGGGGGCTGCACAAGGCGTTCTTTCTGGAGTCGCAGAAGCAGATCGCGCAGCTGCATTCCCTGGCGCCGGTGTCCGGCTCGCGGAGGGGCGGTTGGCGTCAGCGCTTGACCCAGGCCGTGCATTTCCCGTCTCGCGATGAGGTCTATCGCTTCCTCGACACCACGGTGCGCCCGGCGATCGAAGAAGTGAGCGCCGTGTTCGTCGAGAAAGGATTGAACGTGGTCACTCAGCCCGACCCGGCCAACGACAACGTCAGCCTGGAAATCGGACACGGCGAAGAGCATCCGTTTATCTATCAGGTGCAGATGCGTGGCTACTTCACGCCATCGTTTGCCCGTGGTGGCATGGGTTCCAAGGAACTCAACAACCGCCGTTATTACCGGGCCGAAGTGCATTTGAGCGAGGGCAGCCAGGACTACGATCTGGTGGGTTACACCAAGGAGCAGATCATCAACGACATCCTTGATCAGTACGAACGGCATTTGCAGTTCTTGCACTTGGTGCGTTGA
- the epsC gene encoding serine O-acetyltransferase EpsC, producing the protein MSERSSHWQLQTIVSQLRTARDQWRAQNGRVSGEQGGRELPSRAAMAEILEALCGALFPMRLGPVDLREESEDFYVGHTLDVALNALLAQARLELRYAARHSAEADTEVEAKTIAIIQDFALALPGLRSLLDTDVLAAYHGDPAARSVDEVLLCYPGILAVIHHRLAHHLYRSGLPLLARISAEIAHSATGIDIHPGAQIGRSFFIDHGTGVVIGETAIIGERVRIYQAVTLGAKRFPSDEDGQLQKGHPRHPIVEDDVVIYAGATILGRITIGKGSTIGGNVWLTRSVPPGCNLTQANLQHDDGTQK; encoded by the coding sequence GTGAGCGAGCGTTCCAGCCATTGGCAATTGCAGACCATCGTCAGTCAACTGCGTACTGCGCGGGACCAGTGGCGCGCACAAAACGGCCGAGTCAGCGGCGAGCAGGGCGGTCGCGAATTGCCTTCCCGGGCCGCCATGGCGGAGATACTGGAAGCGCTGTGCGGTGCCTTGTTTCCGATGCGTCTGGGACCGGTGGATTTGCGTGAGGAGAGTGAAGACTTCTACGTCGGGCACACGCTGGACGTCGCGTTGAACGCGTTGCTGGCGCAGGCACGACTCGAACTGCGTTACGCCGCTCGTCACAGCGCCGAAGCTGACACCGAAGTGGAGGCCAAGACTATTGCGATCATTCAGGATTTCGCCCTCGCGTTGCCGGGGCTGCGCAGCTTGCTGGACACCGATGTGCTGGCGGCCTATCACGGTGACCCGGCAGCTCGTAGCGTCGATGAAGTGCTGTTGTGCTATCCCGGGATTCTGGCGGTAATCCACCATCGCCTGGCGCACCATTTGTACCGCTCGGGGCTGCCGCTGCTGGCGCGGATCAGCGCAGAAATCGCCCACTCGGCCACCGGTATCGACATCCATCCTGGGGCGCAGATCGGTCGCAGCTTCTTTATTGATCACGGGACGGGTGTGGTGATCGGCGAGACGGCGATCATTGGTGAACGCGTGCGGATTTATCAAGCCGTGACGTTGGGCGCCAAGCGCTTCCCGTCGGATGAGGACGGCCAGTTGCAAAAGGGCCATCCGCGGCATCCGATCGTTGAAGATGATGTGGTGATCTATGCCGGCGCGACGATTCTGGGGCGGATCACCATTGGCAAGGGCTCGACCATTGGCGGCAACGTCTGGCTGACCCGTAGCGTACCGCCGGGGTGCAACCTGACGCAGGCGAATTTGCAGCATGATGACGGGACGCAGAAGTAA
- a CDS encoding D-cysteine desulfhydrase, which produces MIKQQLARFNRLDLLGHPTALEKLERLSTWLGRDLYVKRDDLTPLAMGGNKLRKLEYLAADALAQGADTLITAGALQSNHVRQTAAIAAKLGLGCVALLENPLGTDDANYLGNGNRLLLDLFDAKVELVENLDNADEQLQALADRLRNNGKKPYLVPIGGSNALGALGYVRAGLELAAQIKDTGLQFAAVVLASGSAGTHSGLALALSEVLPDLPVIGVTVSRSDEDQRPKVQGLAERTAELLGVSLPAGFKIELWDEYFGPRYGEPNAGTLAAVKLVASQEGLLLDPVYTGKAMAGLLDGIGRQRFNDGPIIFLHTGGAPALFAYKDSLTS; this is translated from the coding sequence ATGATCAAACAACAGCTTGCCCGCTTTAACCGCCTCGACCTCCTCGGCCACCCTACCGCGCTTGAAAAACTCGAACGGCTGTCGACCTGGCTCGGCCGTGATCTGTACGTCAAACGCGATGACCTGACACCGCTGGCCATGGGCGGCAACAAGCTGCGCAAACTCGAATACCTGGCGGCCGATGCCTTGGCCCAGGGCGCCGACACGTTGATCACCGCGGGTGCGCTTCAGTCCAACCACGTGCGCCAGACTGCCGCCATTGCGGCCAAGCTTGGCCTGGGCTGCGTCGCGCTGCTGGAAAATCCATTGGGCACCGACGACGCCAACTACCTGGGCAACGGCAATCGGCTGCTGCTCGACCTGTTCGATGCCAAGGTCGAGCTGGTGGAAAACCTCGACAATGCCGACGAGCAACTGCAAGCCTTGGCCGACCGTTTACGCAATAACGGCAAGAAACCGTATCTGGTGCCAATTGGTGGCTCCAATGCGCTGGGCGCTTTGGGTTATGTGCGCGCCGGGCTGGAACTGGCCGCACAGATCAAGGACACCGGCCTGCAATTTGCCGCCGTGGTCCTGGCCTCGGGCAGTGCCGGGACCCACAGTGGTCTGGCGCTGGCACTGAGTGAAGTACTGCCGGATTTGCCAGTGATTGGTGTCACGGTTTCCCGTAGCGATGAAGATCAGCGCCCGAAAGTCCAGGGCCTGGCCGAGCGCACTGCCGAGTTGCTGGGCGTGAGCCTGCCGGCGGGTTTCAAGATCGAACTGTGGGACGAATATTTTGGCCCGCGGTATGGCGAGCCGAATGCCGGGACGCTGGCGGCGGTGAAGCTGGTGGCGAGTCAGGAAGGGTTGCTGCTGGACCCGGTTTACACCGGTAAGGCCATGGCCGGGTTGCTGGATGGCATCGGTCGTCAACGGTTCAACGATGGCCCGATCATTTTCCTGCATACCGGCGGGGCACCAGCGTTGTTTGCCTACAAGGACTCGCTGACCAGTTGA
- the tcyJ gene encoding cystine ABC transporter substrate-binding protein yields MNFSALRRNLLVGSLGLALSAGLLGQAVAGEQLQKIKDAGVINVGLEGTYPPFSFVDADGKLAGFEVEFSEALAKELGVKVKLQPTKWDGILAALESKRLDAVINQVTISEERKKKYDFSEPYTVSGIQALVLTKKAAELNIKSAADLAGKKVGVGLGTNYEQWLKDNQPKAIIKTYDDDPTKFQDLRVGRIDAILIDRLAALEYAKKAKDTTAAGEAFSRQEAGIALRKGEPELLAAVNKAIDKLRADGTLKKLSEKYFSADVTQ; encoded by the coding sequence ATGAATTTTTCCGCACTACGTCGAAATCTGCTGGTCGGTTCGCTGGGCCTGGCGCTGAGCGCCGGTCTGCTGGGGCAAGCGGTTGCCGGTGAGCAGCTGCAAAAAATCAAGGACGCGGGCGTGATCAACGTCGGTCTGGAAGGCACTTACCCACCGTTCAGCTTCGTTGACGCCGACGGCAAACTGGCCGGTTTCGAAGTCGAGTTCTCCGAAGCCCTGGCCAAAGAACTGGGCGTGAAGGTCAAACTGCAACCGACCAAATGGGACGGCATCCTCGCGGCGCTGGAATCCAAACGTCTGGACGCAGTGATCAACCAGGTGACCATCTCCGAAGAGCGCAAGAAGAAGTATGACTTCTCCGAGCCGTACACCGTTTCCGGGATTCAGGCGCTGGTGCTGACCAAGAAGGCCGCGGAGCTGAACATCAAGTCTGCCGCCGATCTGGCCGGCAAGAAAGTCGGCGTAGGCCTGGGCACCAACTACGAGCAGTGGCTCAAAGACAATCAGCCAAAAGCCATCATCAAGACCTATGACGATGATCCGACCAAGTTCCAGGACCTGCGCGTCGGCCGCATCGACGCCATTCTGATCGACCGTCTGGCCGCCCTGGAATACGCCAAAAAAGCCAAGGACACCACCGCCGCCGGCGAAGCGTTCTCCCGCCAGGAAGCCGGTATTGCCCTGCGCAAAGGCGAGCCTGAGTTGCTGGCTGCGGTGAACAAAGCCATCGACAAGCTGCGTGCCGACGGTACGCTGAAAAAGCTTTCGGAAAAATACTTCAGCGCTGACGTCACTCAATAA
- the tcyL gene encoding cystine ABC transporter permease: protein MEEAFQLALDSLPFLLKGAYYTVILSLGGMFFGLMLGFGLALMRLSRFKLVSWIARIYVSFFRGTPLLVQLFVIYYGLPQLGMELDPLPAALIGFSLNMAAYACEILRSAISSIERGQWEAAASIGMTRAQTLRRAIIPQAMRTALPPLGNSFISLVKDTALAATIQVPELFRQAQLITARTFEVFTMYLAAALIYWILATVLSHLQNKLEERVNRHDQES from the coding sequence ATGGAAGAAGCTTTTCAACTCGCACTGGACTCCCTGCCTTTCCTGCTCAAGGGGGCCTACTACACGGTCATCTTGAGCCTGGGCGGGATGTTCTTCGGCCTCATGCTGGGCTTCGGCCTGGCACTGATGCGCCTGTCGCGCTTCAAGCTGGTCAGCTGGATCGCCCGCATCTACGTGTCGTTCTTTCGCGGCACGCCGTTGCTGGTGCAACTGTTCGTGATCTATTACGGCTTGCCGCAATTGGGCATGGAACTCGATCCGCTGCCGGCGGCCCTGATCGGCTTCTCGCTGAACATGGCCGCTTACGCCTGTGAAATCCTGCGCTCCGCGATCAGCTCCATCGAGCGCGGTCAGTGGGAAGCTGCCGCCAGCATCGGCATGACCCGTGCGCAAACCCTTCGCCGGGCCATTATCCCGCAAGCGATGCGCACCGCATTACCGCCGCTGGGCAACAGCTTCATTTCGCTGGTCAAGGACACCGCGCTGGCCGCCACCATCCAGGTGCCGGAACTGTTCCGCCAGGCGCAGCTGATCACAGCACGCACCTTCGAAGTGTTCACCATGTACCTTGCCGCCGCGCTGATCTACTGGATTCTGGCCACGGTGCTCTCGCACCTGCAGAACAAGTTGGAAGAGCGGGTCAATCGGCACGACCAGGAGTCCTGA
- the tcyN gene encoding L-cystine ABC transporter ATP-binding protein TcyN: protein MIVVEKLTKQFKGQVVLNGIDLEVKEGEVVAIIGPSGSGKTTFLRCLNFLEEPTSGRIKVGDIEIDGSRPLNQQQNLVRRLRQHVGFVFQNFNLFPHRTALENVIEGPIIVKKIPHADAVALGKKLLARVGLAGKEDAYPRRLSGGQQQRVAIARALAMEPEVILFDEPTSALDPELVGEVLATIRSLAEEKRTMVIVTHEMGFARDVANRVVFFDKGVIVEQGEAKALFANPKEERTKQFLSKFLNNTNP, encoded by the coding sequence ATGATTGTCGTGGAAAAACTGACAAAGCAGTTCAAGGGTCAAGTGGTGCTCAACGGCATCGATCTGGAAGTGAAGGAAGGTGAGGTCGTCGCGATCATCGGGCCTAGCGGCTCGGGTAAAACCACCTTCCTGCGATGCCTGAATTTTCTGGAAGAACCCACCAGCGGCCGGATCAAGGTCGGTGACATCGAGATCGATGGCAGCCGCCCGTTGAACCAGCAGCAGAACCTGGTGCGGCGCTTGCGTCAGCATGTCGGTTTCGTGTTCCAGAACTTCAACCTGTTCCCCCATCGCACCGCCCTGGAAAACGTCATCGAAGGCCCGATCATCGTGAAGAAGATCCCGCACGCCGACGCCGTTGCCCTGGGTAAAAAGCTATTGGCCAGGGTTGGCCTGGCGGGCAAGGAAGACGCTTACCCGCGACGCCTTTCCGGTGGTCAGCAGCAGCGTGTGGCGATTGCCCGTGCACTGGCGATGGAGCCGGAAGTGATCCTGTTCGATGAACCCACCTCAGCGCTTGATCCAGAGCTGGTGGGTGAAGTGCTGGCGACCATCCGCAGCCTGGCCGAAGAGAAGCGCACCATGGTGATCGTTACCCACGAAATGGGCTTTGCCCGGGACGTGGCCAACCGTGTGGTGTTTTTCGACAAGGGTGTGATCGTCGAGCAAGGCGAAGCCAAGGCGTTGTTTGCCAACCCGAAAGAAGAACGGACGAAGCAGTTTCTCAGCAAGTTCCTGAATAACACCAACCCTTAA
- a CDS encoding SfnB family sulfur acquisition oxidoreductase → MSRLADAIVQSDLDIAPLLLPAQVLRNDAQAIKAAHELAQVARLQAAKRDRQRKLPWSQIEQFTRSGLGSISIAREYGGPQVSFVTLAEVFAIISAADPALGQIPQNQFGILHLVFGSATEAQKKQLFKSVLEGWRIGNAGPERGTKNTLELKARITADGDGFVISGQKFYSTGALFAHWVAVKALNDDGKQVLAFVRRGTPGLRIVDDWSGFGQRTTASGTILLNNVRVDAELVVDNWKINDSPNIQGAVSQLIQAAIDAGIARGAIDDAIEFVKTRARPWIDAKVERASDDLYVIADIGKLKIELHAAEALLRKAGQVLDEVSATPLTAESAARASIAVAEAKVLTTEISLLASEKLFELAGSRATLAEFNLDRHWRNARVHTLHDPVRWKYHAIGSYHLNGTLPARHSWI, encoded by the coding sequence ATGTCCAGACTGGCAGATGCAATCGTTCAGAGTGATCTGGACATCGCCCCCCTGTTGTTGCCCGCGCAGGTCCTGCGCAACGACGCACAAGCCATCAAGGCCGCCCATGAGCTGGCGCAAGTCGCCCGCCTGCAAGCGGCCAAACGTGACCGGCAGCGCAAATTGCCATGGTCGCAAATCGAACAGTTCACCCGCAGCGGCCTGGGCAGCATTTCCATTGCGCGCGAGTACGGTGGCCCGCAGGTTTCGTTCGTCACCCTGGCCGAGGTTTTCGCGATCATTTCTGCGGCGGACCCGGCACTGGGACAGATCCCGCAGAACCAGTTCGGCATCCTGCACCTGGTATTCGGCAGCGCCACCGAGGCGCAAAAAAAACAGCTGTTCAAAAGCGTGCTCGAAGGCTGGCGCATCGGCAATGCCGGGCCGGAGCGCGGCACCAAAAACACCCTCGAACTCAAAGCACGAATCACCGCTGACGGGGATGGTTTTGTCATCAGCGGGCAGAAGTTTTACTCCACCGGCGCACTGTTCGCCCATTGGGTGGCGGTCAAGGCGCTGAACGACGACGGCAAGCAAGTGTTGGCCTTCGTCCGTCGCGGCACACCGGGCCTGCGCATTGTGGATGACTGGTCAGGCTTCGGTCAGCGCACCACCGCCAGCGGCACCATTTTGCTCAACAACGTGCGGGTCGACGCCGAGCTGGTGGTAGACAACTGGAAGATCAACGACAGCCCGAACATCCAGGGTGCCGTGTCGCAACTGATTCAAGCGGCCATTGACGCCGGTATCGCTCGCGGTGCCATCGACGACGCCATCGAGTTCGTGAAAACCCGTGCCCGTCCGTGGATCGACGCCAAGGTCGAGCGGGCCAGCGACGACCTCTACGTCATCGCCGATATCGGCAAGTTGAAAATTGAACTGCACGCCGCCGAGGCACTGCTGCGCAAGGCCGGGCAAGTACTCGATGAGGTCAGCGCCACGCCACTCACTGCCGAGTCCGCCGCGCGCGCGTCGATTGCCGTCGCTGAAGCAAAAGTGCTGACCACCGAGATCTCGCTGCTCGCCAGCGAAAAACTCTTCGAACTGGCCGGCAGCCGCGCGACCCTCGCCGAATTCAACCTCGACCGCCACTGGCGCAACGCCCGCGTGCACACGCTGCACGACCCGGTGCGCTGGAAATACCACGCCATCGGCAGCTATCACCTGAACGGCACGCTGCCCGCTCGCCACTCCTGGATTTAA
- a CDS encoding SfnB family sulfur acquisition oxidoreductase → MTHSHHVAVITSDEQALIVATDLAEDFKRDSALRDRERRLPHPELEVFSRSGLWGISVPKEYGGAGVSNVTLAKVIALIAQADGSLGQIPQNHFYALEVLRVNGSEEQKKRLYAEVLAGQRFGNALAELGTKTAHDRVTSLTRDADGYRINGRKFYATGAIYAQRIPTSVVDENGVQQLAFVPHNNKGLTVIDDWSGFGQRTTGSGSVVFEDVYVAAEDVIPFQSAFERPTTVGPLAQILHAAIDTGIARAAYEDALHFVRTKTRPWIDATHEKATDDPLTLKSFGHLSIRLHAAEALLERSGEFLDKAQANTNAETVAAASIAVAEARAISTDISLAAGSTLFELAGSQATLIEHGLDRHWRNARVHTLHDPVRWKYHAVGNYYLNDENPPLRGTI, encoded by the coding sequence ATGACTCATTCTCACCACGTCGCGGTCATAACCAGCGATGAGCAAGCCCTGATCGTCGCTACCGATCTGGCCGAAGATTTCAAACGCGACAGCGCCCTGCGCGACCGCGAACGCCGTTTGCCGCACCCGGAGCTGGAAGTGTTTTCCCGCTCGGGTCTTTGGGGCATCAGCGTGCCCAAGGAATACGGCGGCGCCGGGGTTTCCAACGTGACCCTGGCCAAGGTCATCGCGCTGATTGCCCAGGCTGACGGCTCGCTCGGACAGATCCCCCAGAACCATTTCTACGCCCTCGAAGTGCTGCGCGTGAACGGCAGCGAAGAGCAGAAAAAACGCCTGTACGCCGAAGTGCTCGCCGGCCAGCGCTTCGGCAATGCCTTGGCGGAACTGGGCACCAAAACCGCCCATGACCGCGTCACCAGCCTGACCCGCGACGCTGACGGTTATCGCATCAACGGGCGCAAGTTCTACGCGACCGGCGCGATCTATGCGCAACGCATTCCGACGTCGGTGGTGGATGAAAACGGCGTGCAGCAACTGGCGTTCGTCCCCCACAACAACAAAGGCCTGACCGTCATCGACGACTGGAGCGGTTTCGGCCAGCGCACCACCGGCAGCGGTTCGGTGGTGTTCGAAGACGTCTACGTCGCCGCCGAAGACGTCATCCCGTTTCAAAGTGCGTTCGAGCGCCCGACCACCGTTGGCCCGCTGGCACAGATTCTTCACGCCGCCATCGACACCGGCATCGCCCGCGCCGCCTATGAAGATGCCCTGCACTTCGTGCGCACCAAAACCCGACCGTGGATCGACGCCACCCATGAAAAAGCCACTGACGACCCGCTCACCCTCAAGAGTTTCGGCCACCTGAGCATTCGCCTGCACGCCGCCGAAGCCTTGCTGGAACGCTCCGGCGAATTCCTCGACAAAGCCCAGGCCAACACCAACGCCGAGACCGTCGCTGCGGCCTCGATTGCCGTTGCCGAAGCCCGCGCCATCAGCACCGACATTTCCCTCGCCGCCGGCAGCACGTTGTTTGAACTGGCCGGCAGTCAGGCAACGCTGATCGAACACGGCCTCGATCGCCACTGGCGCAACGCGCGGGTGCATACCCTGCACGACCCGGTGCGCTGGAAGTATCACGCCGTCGGCAACTACTACCTCAACGATGAAAACCCTCCGTTGCGAGGGACCATCTGA
- a CDS encoding LLM class flavin-dependent oxidoreductase — MAEAKKKILLNAFNMNCIGHINHGLWTHPRDTSTQYKTIEYWTELAQLLERGLFDGLFIADIVGVYDVYQNSVDVPLKESIQLPVNDPLLLVSAMAAVTKNLGFGLTANLTYEPPYLFARRLSTLDHLSRGRVGWNIVTGYLDSAAKAMGLSEQVEHDRRYDQADEYLEVLYKLWEGSWENGAVLNDPQQRIYAQPEKVHKVEHKGEFYQVEGYHLCEPSPQRTPVLFQAGSSDRGLLFAGRHAECVFISGQNKPSTKVQVDKVRASAVEAGRNPEDIKVFMGLNVIVGATEELAWAKHAEYLSYASAEAGVAHFSASTGIDFSEYEIDEPIQYVKSNAIQSATKNLQNNDWTRRKLLEQHALGGRYITVVGSPEQVADELESWIAETGLDGFNLTRIVTPESYVDFIELVIPELQRRGSYKTAYDNGSLREKLFHGEAHLPEQHTGSAFRR; from the coding sequence ATGGCCGAGGCGAAAAAGAAGATCCTGCTCAACGCGTTCAACATGAACTGCATCGGGCACATCAACCACGGCTTGTGGACGCATCCACGGGACACCTCCACCCAGTACAAAACGATTGAATACTGGACCGAACTGGCGCAGTTGCTGGAACGCGGCTTGTTCGACGGTCTGTTCATCGCCGATATCGTCGGCGTGTACGACGTCTACCAGAACTCGGTGGACGTGCCTCTGAAAGAATCGATCCAGCTGCCAGTCAACGACCCGCTGCTGCTGGTTTCAGCCATGGCGGCGGTGACGAAAAACCTCGGTTTCGGCCTCACCGCCAACCTGACTTACGAACCGCCGTACCTGTTCGCCCGCCGCCTGTCGACGCTCGATCACCTGAGTCGCGGCCGGGTCGGCTGGAACATCGTCACCGGTTACCTCGACAGCGCCGCCAAGGCCATGGGCTTGAGCGAGCAAGTCGAGCACGACCGCCGTTACGACCAGGCCGATGAATACCTCGAAGTGCTCTACAAACTCTGGGAAGGCAGCTGGGAAAACGGCGCGGTGTTGAATGACCCGCAACAGCGGATCTACGCCCAACCCGAAAAAGTGCACAAGGTCGAACACAAGGGTGAGTTCTATCAGGTCGAGGGTTATCACCTCTGCGAGCCATCGCCGCAGCGCACGCCGGTGTTGTTCCAGGCCGGCAGTTCCGATCGCGGTTTGCTGTTCGCCGGGCGTCATGCCGAGTGCGTGTTCATCAGCGGGCAGAACAAACCATCGACCAAGGTTCAGGTGGATAAGGTTCGCGCCAGCGCTGTTGAAGCCGGGCGCAATCCCGAAGACATCAAGGTGTTCATGGGCTTGAACGTGATTGTCGGCGCCACCGAGGAGCTGGCCTGGGCCAAGCACGCCGAATACCTGAGTTATGCCAGCGCGGAGGCCGGTGTCGCGCATTTTTCGGCGTCGACCGGCATCGATTTCTCTGAATACGAGATCGACGAGCCGATCCAGTACGTGAAGAGCAATGCGATCCAGTCGGCGACCAAAAACCTGCAAAACAACGACTGGACCCGGCGCAAATTGCTCGAGCAACACGCCCTCGGCGGCCGCTACATCACGGTGGTGGGTTCGCCTGAGCAAGTGGCGGACGAACTGGAATCGTGGATCGCCGAGACCGGGCTGGATGGCTTCAACCTGACACGGATTGTCACGCCGGAAAGCTATGTGGATTTCATTGAGCTAGTGATTCCGGAGCTGCAGCGGCGTGGGTCGTACAAAACGGCTTATGACAACGGCAGCCTGCGGGAAAAGCTGTTTCACGGCGAAGCGCATTTGCCTGAGCAACATACGGGCTCGGCGTTTCGGCGCTAA